One segment of Pseudodesulfovibrio sp. JC047 DNA contains the following:
- a CDS encoding Coenzyme F420 hydrogenase/dehydrogenase, beta subunit C-terminal domain: MATTMKIQVEENNPVVAIQGFLRSLLEDESLGGVVVPVHLFETGIPMPTLVTDPDQLSGADPLAPAFPMNSAKLLSRLTKGQSGERLAVVMRPCEIRAFVELVKLNQGSLDDVIIIGVDCMGAYDNTGYKTFLGDRDAFEATLAFQGQRGGSNETAINGVDIAPACKSCEFPAPMNADMIIGLAGADLHEAIPVIADSARGEALLNSLGLPSMEASGRDDVLESLIKVRTEHRDAMIEATQAVTGTLSDLSEYLSSCVNCYNCRVACPVCYCKECVFNTDVFEHKPWQYVGWAKRKGSLKLPTDTIFYHLTRMAHMSMACVGCGQCSNACPNGIPVMELFRTVAARTQKSFDYVPGRSLEEAPPLSVFKEDEFQDTVSHMA; this comes from the coding sequence ATGGCGACCACTATGAAAATTCAGGTTGAAGAGAATAATCCGGTTGTAGCTATACAGGGCTTTCTGCGGAGTCTGTTGGAAGATGAATCGCTGGGAGGCGTTGTGGTGCCAGTGCATCTTTTTGAGACAGGCATTCCCATGCCGACTTTGGTGACCGACCCGGATCAGTTATCCGGTGCGGACCCGTTGGCCCCGGCATTTCCAATGAACAGCGCAAAGCTGTTGTCTCGATTGACCAAGGGCCAGTCCGGAGAACGACTTGCCGTGGTCATGCGGCCGTGTGAAATCCGTGCTTTCGTGGAACTGGTCAAGCTCAATCAGGGCAGTCTTGATGATGTCATCATCATCGGTGTGGATTGTATGGGAGCGTATGACAATACCGGGTACAAAACCTTTCTTGGCGATCGGGATGCTTTTGAAGCAACCCTCGCCTTTCAGGGGCAGCGCGGCGGATCGAATGAAACGGCGATCAATGGTGTGGACATTGCCCCGGCCTGCAAATCCTGCGAATTCCCAGCCCCGATGAATGCCGATATGATTATCGGATTGGCTGGAGCCGATTTGCATGAAGCTATCCCTGTCATTGCGGACAGTGCTCGGGGTGAGGCTCTGCTCAATAGTCTTGGATTGCCGAGTATGGAAGCCTCTGGGCGGGATGATGTCCTGGAGTCCCTCATCAAGGTCCGGACAGAACATCGTGACGCAATGATCGAAGCGACCCAGGCTGTGACGGGCACTTTGTCCGACCTGTCTGAATATCTGTCGAGTTGCGTGAACTGTTACAACTGTCGGGTGGCGTGTCCGGTCTGCTATTGCAAGGAATGTGTCTTTAATACCGATGTCTTTGAGCACAAGCCCTGGCAGTATGTCGGATGGGCTAAACGCAAAGGTAGCTTGAAACTTCCCACAGACACCATCTTCTATCATTTGACCCGTATGGCGCATATGTCCATGGCCTGTGTGGGGTGTGGCCAATGTTCCAACGCCTGTCCCAATGGTATTCCGGTGATGGAATTGTTCCGCACCGTTGCCGCTCGGACACAGAAGAGCTTTGACTACGTGCCTGGCAGAAGTCTTGAAGAAGCACCGCCTCTGTCGGTTTTCAAGGAAGATGAGTTCCAGGACACAGTATCGCACATGGCC